The genomic stretch CTGGAACTGGTCAAGCGATTGGCCGAACGCCTTGCGGTCTTTCATATAGGCCAGCGTCTGGTCCAGCGCGCATTGCGCGGCCCCGATCGAACAGGCCGCGATATTGAGCCGCCCGCCATCCAGCCCGGCCATCGCATAGCGGAAGCCTTGGCCTTCCTCGCCCAACACATTCGCCAGCGGTGTGGTGCAATCGTCCAGCTGCACCTGGCGGGTCGGTTGCGAGCGCCAGCCCATTTTATCCTCTAGCCCGCCGAACGACAGGCCGGGGGCGCCCGCCTCGACAAGGATCGCGCTGATCCCCTTGGGGCCAGGCTCGCCGGTGCGGGCCATGATGATATAGGCATCCGAATAGCCACCGCCGGAAATGAACGCCTTGGTGCCGGTCAGCTGGTAGTTTTCATTACTGCGGGTGGCGCGGGTTTTCAGCGCTGCCGCGTCGGAACCTGATCCGGGTTCGGTCAGGCAATAGGACAGGATCAGGTCCATCGACAAGGCGCGCGGCAGGATCCGCGCCTTGAGATCATCGGACCCATAGCTGTCGATCATCCGCGCGCACATGTTGTGGATTGATAAAAACGCCGCCACCGAGGCGCAGGAATATGACAAAGCCTCGAACACCAAAGTCGCGTCAAGGCGCGACAGGCCTGCGCCGCCGCTGTCTTCGGACACGTATAGCCCGCCGAACCCCAGATCGGCCAGTTTGGGCCACAGGTCCTTGGGGATCGTGCCCGCCGCGTCCCAGTCGCGCGCAAAAGGGGCGATATGCTCTTGCCCGAAGGCCAGCGCCATGTCGAAAATCGCGGATTGTTCCTCGGTCAGCGCAAAGTCCATGATGCCTCTCCCAGCAAGAAATGAACACTTGTTTAATTATTGCGCGCCTGCGGGCGGTTTGGCAAGGGCGGTGAGGCCCTTGCCCTTGATGTTATTCCATCAGCGGGATCGAAAAGGCGCTGCCGTCCTTGATGCCCGAGGGCCAGCGCGATGTGATGGTCTTGGTGCGGGTGTAGAATTTGAACGCATCCGGCCCGTGCTGGTTCAGATCGCCGAACATGGATTTCTTCCAGCCGCCGAAAGTGTGATAGGCCAAAGGCACTGGGATCGGCACGTTCACGCCGACCATGCCGATGTTGATCCGGTTGGCGAAATCGCGCGCTGCATCGCCGTCGCGGGTAAAGATCGCGGTGCCATTGCCATATTCATGATCCATCGCCAGACCCAGCGCTTCTTCATAGCTTTGCGCGCGCACCACCGACAGGACGGGGCCAAAGATTTCCTTGGTATAGATGTCCATATCCTTGGTCACGCGGTCAAACAGATGCGGGCCGACGAAGAATCCATCCTCATAGCCCTGCAATTTGAAATCGCGGCCATCGACGACCAGATCGGCGCCTTGTTCCACGCCGCTTTCGATCAGCTTGAGGATATTGGCCTTGGCGGCCGCTGTCACGACGGGGCCGTAATCGACGTCATTGCCCGATGTATAGGGGCCGACCTTCAGCTTTTCGATACGCGGCACCAGCTTTTCGATCAGGCGGTCGGCGGTTTCCTCGCCCACGGGGACGGCGACTGAAATCGCCATGCAGCGTTCGCCAGCGGCACCGTAACCGGCACCGATCAGCGCATCGGCGGCCTGGTCCATATCGGCATCGGGCATGATGATCATATGGTTCTTGGCACCGCCGAAACATTGCACGCGCTTGCCGTTGGCGCAGCCACGGCCATAGATATATTCCGCGATAGGGGTGGACCCGACAAAGCCGATCGACTGGATCACGTCATGATCAAGGATCGCATCCACCGCTTCTTTGTCGCCGTTGACGACCTGCAGGATGCCTTTGGGCAGGCCCGCTTCTTCCATCAGCTCGGCCAGCATCAAGGGCACAGACGGGTCGCGTTCGGAAGGTTTGAGGATAAACGCATTGCCGCAGGCGATGGCGGGGGCGAACATCCACATCGGGATCATGGCGGGAAAGTTGAAGGGCGTGATGCCCGCGGTGACACCCAGCGCCTGTTTCATCGAATACATATCGATGCCGGGACCAGCGCTATCGGTGAATTCACCCTTCAGCAGCTGCGGCGCACCGATGCAATATTCGACAACTTCAAGGCCGCGCACCACATCGCCCTTGGCATCGGGGATGGTTTTGCCGTGTTCGCGGGACAAAGCCTCGGCCAGCTTGTCCATATCGCGGTTCAGCAGGCCGACAAAGGCCATCATCACCCGCGCGCGGCGCTGTGGGTTCACGGCGGCCCAAGCGGGTTGCGCCTTGGCGGCGATTTGCACAGCCTTGTCCATCTCGGCGGCATTGGCCAGCGGCACGCGCGCCTGCACGTCGCCGGTGGCGGGGTTATAGACATCGGCAAAACGGCCGGACGTGCCTTTGACATGCGCGCCGCCGATGTAATGGGTCAGTTCC from Yoonia vestfoldensis encodes the following:
- a CDS encoding acyl-CoA dehydrogenase family protein, translated to MDFALTEEQSAIFDMALAFGQEHIAPFARDWDAAGTIPKDLWPKLADLGFGGLYVSEDSGGAGLSRLDATLVFEALSYSCASVAAFLSIHNMCARMIDSYGSDDLKARILPRALSMDLILSYCLTEPGSGSDAAALKTRATRSNENYQLTGTKAFISGGGYSDAYIIMARTGEPGPKGISAILVEAGAPGLSFGGLEDKMGWRSQPTRQVQLDDCTTPLANVLGEEGQGFRYAMAGLDGGRLNIAACSIGAAQCALDQTLAYMKDRKAFGQSLDQFQGLQFRLADAEIALQSARIFLRQAAWKLDTAAPDATKFCAMAKKLCTETGSMVADQCLQLHGGYGYLADYGIEKILRDLRVHQILEGTNEIMRLITARQMIR
- a CDS encoding CoA-acylating methylmalonate-semialdehyde dehydrogenase, producing MQELTHYIGGAHVKGTSGRFADVYNPATGDVQARVPLANAAEMDKAVQIAAKAQPAWAAVNPQRRARVMMAFVGLLNRDMDKLAEALSREHGKTIPDAKGDVVRGLEVVEYCIGAPQLLKGEFTDSAGPGIDMYSMKQALGVTAGITPFNFPAMIPMWMFAPAIACGNAFILKPSERDPSVPLMLAELMEEAGLPKGILQVVNGDKEAVDAILDHDVIQSIGFVGSTPIAEYIYGRGCANGKRVQCFGGAKNHMIIMPDADMDQAADALIGAGYGAAGERCMAISVAVPVGEETADRLIEKLVPRIEKLKVGPYTSGNDVDYGPVVTAAAKANILKLIESGVEQGADLVVDGRDFKLQGYEDGFFVGPHLFDRVTKDMDIYTKEIFGPVLSVVRAQSYEEALGLAMDHEYGNGTAIFTRDGDAARDFANRINIGMVGVNVPIPVPLAYHTFGGWKKSMFGDLNQHGPDAFKFYTRTKTITSRWPSGIKDGSAFSIPLME